A single Mercenaria mercenaria strain notata chromosome 9, MADL_Memer_1, whole genome shotgun sequence DNA region contains:
- the LOC128559317 gene encoding cytochrome P450 2B1-like: MDFMQLLLDPVCVVAIALALLSILYVLKGTGNIPHMRGGGAIYEVATNLRQQYGDVVRLKLGPINNVILIMGKDKIHKAAVTMNDKFKYRPTNFFATNYISKQKGITFSNGDVHAAIRKFTLGTMRDFGVGKKSLEGRMQEEAGM, encoded by the exons ATGGATTTTATGCAACTGTTGTTAGATCCTGTTTGTGTTGTGGCCATTGCTCTAGCATTGCTCAGCATCCTGTATGTACTCAAGGGAACAG GTAACATTCCGCATATGAGGGGAGGTGGAGCTATCTACGAGGTAGCAACAAACCTGAGACAACAATATGGAGATGTGGTTCGGCTGAAACTTGGTCCAATAAATAACGTGATATTAATCATGGGGAAAGACAAGATACATAAAGCTGCGGTCACCATGAATGATAAATTCAAATACAGACCTACAAATTTCTTTGCCACGAATTACATATCTAAGCAGAAAG GAATCACTTTTTCAAATGGCGATGTTCATGCAGCCATTCGGAAGTTCACTCTTGGTACCATGAGGGATTTTGGAGTTGGTAAGAAAAGTCTCGAAGGGCGGATGCAAGAAGAAGCAGGCATgtaa